The sequence below is a genomic window from Alphaproteobacteria bacterium.
GGTAAATAACGCCCCATAAATGGATCAGCGAATCAAAATCATATTCATCTTTTCGTTTGTTAAACTGGGTTGAATCAACATAACGCACTTTAAGGTCGATACCTGCTTTTTGAAGCATATTGGCATAGCCTAAGGCTATTTTTTCCAATGGTTTTAAACCAATAAGCACTTCAAAAGACAGCTTTTCTTTTGTTTCGATGTTGGTAAGATTTTTGCCAATGATCTGCCAACCAGCTTCATCAAATAATTTCAAAGCGTTTCTTAAACGCTCACGTGAAGGAAGATTTTGAACCTTTGGGGCATCAAAAGCTGAAGGGGGTATTTTATCTTTATAGGTTTCAAGAATTTCTTTGACTTTACCTGTGGCAATACCTTTTGCTTCAAAATCACAATTACTAAAAAAGCTCGTTGTTGGAACATAGGAATTGTTGTAGTAATTTTCGATCATCCATTTATGGTCAAAAAGTGTAATAAGGCCTTGGCGAAGTTTAAGATTATCAAAAGGGGGGCGGCGCATATTAAGGGCAATGCCAAACATGCCCATCGGACGTTTAAAGGGCATAACAATTTTTTTGATTTTGCCTTCTTTTATCGCTGGTATATCGTAATCTTTTTCCCATTTGGCAAAATCTGTTTCGTGAATAAGGTCATATCCACCAGCTTTAAAGGCTTCAAGGGCTATATTTTCATCTCTATAGCTTGTAACAATCAGATTATCAAAGTTATTTTGGCCCTTCATGCAGGGTAAGTTTTCTGCCCAAAAATCCTTGACGCGTTCATATTCAATTTCTTTGCCTGGATTGAAACTTTTAACACGATAAGGACCAGATGAAAGAGGGAATATATGGCTGGATTCTTCAAAAACATGTTTATCAAAAAAATTTTTGGATAAAACTGGCATCATTGCTAAAAGTAAAACAGTTTCACGATCAGATTTTTCTTGATCAAGAATAAGTTTGACGGAAAGATCACCTAATTTTTCAATTTGTTTTGCTTTATTATAAAGCATTTTGATGTGGGGACCTGCTTTTTCTTTAAGCGTGTTAAAGGTAAAAACGACGTCATCAGCTTTAATAGAAGTGCCATCTTCAAATTTTGCTAAGGGGTTAATATGGAAAATGATATAGCTTCTGTCTTTAGGTGCTTGAATAGATTCTGCGATAAAACCATAAAGTGAAAAAGGTTCATCCTTATTTCGTTTCATAAGCGACCCATAGACACGTCCCGTTAGGTAGGGTGAAGGTGTTCCTTTAAGCAAATAAGGATTAAGAGAATCAAAGGTCCCTATATTACGTAAATGCAAATCACCACCTTTTTTGGCATTTGGATTGGCATAATCAAAAAACTTAAAGTCCTTTGGATATTTCAGGTCTTGATGCATTGAAATGCCATGAACCTTTGGGAGGGGATCAATTGGGTTTGATGCTTCTTCTGCGAAGGCTAGGTTTGGAAGAAGTGCTAATGCAGAAAGAAGTACAATTTTTTTTAAGGTCATTTTTCCCACCATGTATGTAATGCCCACATACGTATATGTCTAAATCCGTGAGGTGGGGATATATCAGGAAATCCAAATTTATCCCAAAAGGCGCAATGATTTTCGCGCGGTTGAAATAACGGTATCACGAATTGATGTGCGCGTAAAAGTCTATCTAAAGCACGTGTTGATGCAAGATAAGTTTCAAGATTGGGTGCTTTAGGAATGTTGCTAATCAGATAATCAATAGCAGGATTTGCAATGCCTGCGAAATTTTTACTGCCTTTTATAGAAGCTTGTGTTGAGCCCCAATAAAAATTTTGTTCACAACCAGGATAATAGGATTGATTCCAGTAATGTATAATCATGCCAAAATCATGGTCTTGAAGTCTTTTTTCATATTGGGTCGATTCAACCGTACGAATACTTGCTTTGATGCCCAATTTTGCAAGATTATGCGCATAAGAATGTACAATTTTTTCATAAAAAGGAAGTGCTAATAATATTTCAAATTCCATTTTTTTGTTTGTTTTTTCGTGTATAAGTTCGTTGTTTTTGATAATCCATCCTGCTTCTTTGAGTAAATCTTTTGCTTTATTTAAATCTGCACGAGATCTTTGCATATCTGTTGGGATAAATTCTTCAACGGGTTTTGAAAAAATAAAAGAAGGTAATTGATCTTTGAAAGGCTCCAACATAATAAGTTCTTCAGGTGTTGGTGTTGAGTGTGCAATCATTTGTGGATCAACAAAAAAACTATCTGTACGTTGATAGGCCTCATGGAGGTAATTACGATTAAGCCAATCAAAATCAAGCGCAAGAGTAAGTGCTTGTCTAACGCGATAATCAGCAAAAATTTCTTTTCGTAAATTCATGACTAAACCATGCATGTCGAGTGTATGTGCAACAGGAAATGATTTACAAGCAACGCGTTTATCTTTAACGGCTTGAAAACTATATTCATGTGACCATTTCATGATGTTGGGTTCTTCACGGAAATCATAATCATGTTTTTGAAAAGCTTGTAAAGAAACAGCATCGTCACGAATGTAATTATAGTGAATCTCATCGAAATTGTAGTGTCCAACATTGATTGCTAGATTTTTACCCCAAAAATCAGGATTTTTTTTATAGATTATTTTCTTACCTTGATCAATTTTTGTAATAATATAAGGACCACTTGTAAGGGGTATATCAAGACCAGGACGATCAAAATCATGAGTCGTGTAGTATTTTTTTGATAAAATAGGCATAAAACCAATCATAAGGGGGATATGTCTATTGTTTTTCGTTTTTAGGTAAAAAACAATATCCCTAGGACCAAGAATTTCAACATGATGGATATTTTCATAAAAGGCGCGAAGATTAGGAAGTGATTTTGTGCTCATTAACTGAAAGGAAAACTCAACATCTTCAGCTGTAATAGGTGAATTATCATGAAATTTTGCTTCAGGCCTTAAGCTGAATCTTATCCAAGATCTGTCTTCAGGGATTTGCATTTTTTCAGCAATTCGGGCATACATGGTAAGAGGTTCATCAGCAGATTTTTGCATAAGGCTTTCAGCTGTTAAGAAACGTCCTTCTGCCGGGATGCCTTTAAGAATGTAAGGGTTTAAGCTATCAAATGTGCCAGGAAGGCGTAACTCAAAGGTGCCTTTTTGGGGGGCGTTTGGATTAATATAATCAAAGTGTTTAAAATTTTCTGGATATTTTGGCTCATTGTAAAGGGATAGAGCATGATGCCAAGGAAGTCCTTGATCATCAAAGGCGTCTAAGGTTGAACTTAAGAAAACAATAAATCCTAAAAACAATGCGTATTTAAAAAAAACTTTATTCAAATGTTTGACTCGTCTCATTTTGCCACCAGGTCTGTGTATACCACCACTTAAGAAGAGGGAAGGCTGACACAGGTTGTGACTTAGGGTGCCCAAATTTGTTCCAATATGCAACAAAATCTCGCGTTTTTTGAGGAAGCGAGATGAAATAATAACCACTTTGTAATATGCGGTCGAGTGCATGTGTGATTGTTAAATGGTCAACTTTACTTTTTTGAGATATTAATTTTTCTAAAAGGTCATCAATAACAACGTGTTGAATGCCAGCGTAGTTTGCGCTTCCTTGTGTCATCGCCGCTTTTGATCCCCAATATCGCATTTGTTCAGCGTGTGGTGCAAGTGATTGTGACCAATTATTAATAATCATGTCATAATCAAAAACATTTAAACGTTTTTGATATAAAGCCGCATCAACAACACGAACATGGGTTGTGATGCCAAGTTTTTCAAGGCTTTTTTTAAAAGATAAAGCGAGTCTTTCATATTGTGGGTTTTGCAATAAGATTTCAAAGCTTATTGGTTTTTTTGATTCTTTTGGATAGAGGTTGTTTTGGCGAATTTCAAAGCCTGACTCTTTGAGCAAATCATGGGCTAGACTTAAATCATGTCGATGTTCAGTATGTTTTAAAAGAGGAAGGCTGAATTGATGGTTGCGAAGTTCGGCGGAAATTTTATCTTTGTAAGAAGAAAGTAGTTTTATTTCATCAAGACTAGGTGTGTCTGGTGCTGCAAGGTCTGTATTCCCAAAAAAACTGGGTATTGTTTCATAGGCATCATGGAAATAATTTTTATTGAGGCTATCAACATTTAAAGCGAGCGATAACGCTTTTCGAACATTTATATCGTTAAAAGGGGCGCGCCTTGTGTTAAAAACAAAACCTAAAATGTTTGGGCGTTGATGGGGGATGTCTTTTAATTGGACATGTCCTTTTTTGGCAGCAGGAAAGTTATAATTTTTAAGCCAATGGCCAATATCTTCTTCTTGAAACAGATCGATGGTACCTGCTTTAAAAGCTTCAAAAGCTGCTTGATAATTACGGAAATACTCAAAACGAATGATATCGAAGTGGCTATGTCCTTTTTCTGAGGGTAAATCTTGTGCCCAGTAATCTTTAACACGTTCATATTCAACAAATTTATTGAATTCGTATTTACTTACCTTGTAAGGCCCATTGGCAAGTGAAGGCGTTGTAGCAAAATGGGTTAAATCTTTTTTTTCAAGATCTTTTGCTGGTAAAATAGGAAGAAATCCAATGAATAAGACAAGTGCGCGTTGATTGGGCGTTTTGAATGTAAATTTGATTTCGTGGGTTGATATGATATCGATATGATCAATCTCTTTAAATGCTTCACGAAAAGTGAAGGGGCCCGCTTTTTGAATAGCTTCAAAAGTTTTAGCGACATCGTTGGTTGAGATAGGTGTTTGGTCGTGAAATTTAGCTTTAGGATTGAGTTTAAATATAACCCAAGATTCATCATCACTTAGTGTGAATGTGCTTGCAATGCGGGGATAGCTGCTAAGGGGCTCATCAAGTGATCTTTTAAGTAAACTATCATATGTTAGGTAAACGCCTTCAGCCGTAATCTTATTCATAGGGTATGGATTAAAATTATCAAATCCACTAATAATCGCAAGACGAATTGCGCCTCCTTTTGGTGCATTGGGGGTGACATAATCAAAGTTTTTAAAGTCATTTGAATATTTTGGGGTGCCATAAAGAGATATAGAGGTCAGTTCAGTGGATGCTAAAACTGGTTTCGAAAAAATACATACAATATAAAATAATTTAAAAAAAAAGTTCATTTTGTAATTTGTTACACAATTCTCAAGTTAATATTACGAAACAGTATATCATGCGAATGATAGCGGCATAATACTATAATTTTATGTTAAACGTCGAGAAGTATTTGAAGGGGAAATGTTTTCAAAACGGTGACCATATAATAATGGTCGGGGAGGAGGGATTTGAACCCCCGACATCCTGCTCCCAAAGCAGGCGCGCTACCAGGCTGCGCTACACCCCGTTTTTTGTGTTTATAGATTTACATTATTTTCAATTGCTTTGCAAGAGGGTTTTAATTAATATTTAAACAATTCCTTAAGTTATTTTTTTGAGGTCTTAAAAATTGAAGGGGAGAAATCATGGTTCACGTCCAATCATATGTCGATCATAATACAGCCAGAATCAATATGGTTCATGGATTGTTACGTCCAAATCAAGTTGTTGAGGAACGCATTGTTGAGGCAATTCTTACGACACCTCGCGAAAAATTTTTACCAAAGGAAGTGCAAAATATTTCATATATTGATAGCGATTTATCCTTAGGTGAGGGACGTTTCTTAATGTCTCCTTTAACGTTTTCACGTCTTGTGCAAGCATCGATGATTCAAGAAGATGATGTCGTTCTGGATATTGGATGTGGGATGGGTTACTCAACCGCGATATTGGGTAAATTAGCGTCAAGCGTCATAGGTATTGATGAAAAACCAGAATTCTTGTCAAATGCTACAGAAGAGCTTTCAAAATTAGAGATTTTGAATTGTATTTTTCATTGTGCGCATTTAAAAGATGGATTTCCAAAAGGGGCGCCTTATTCATTGATCTTTTTAGAAGGTGCTGTAGACTTTGTGCCAGAGTATATCTTGAATCAATTGGCTGAAAATGGTCGTTTGATGGCGATTGTAACGATTAACGCACATCAGGCTGTTGCACGATTATATCAACGTATTGGTCAACATTTTGCGCATCGAGACTTATTTGATGTAAATGCCAAACCATTGCATGGCTTCCAACAATTAAAGGAATTTAAATTATGATCGATATGGAAACAAACGTAACGGATTTAAAAAATTGTTTGGATAATAACACACCATGCGTTGTTCTTGATGTACGTGAAAAATGGGAACTGGATATTTGTTGTCTTGAAAATGCTAAGCATATACCCTTAGGATCAATATTATCAGATGATTATGCTGATTTACCGAAAGATAAACCTTTGTTTGTTTTTTGCCATCATGGTAGACGTAGTTTGCAAGCCGTATGTCATTTAAGGGATAAGGGCTACGATAATGCTGTTAGTGTTAAAGGCGGCGTTCATGCTTGGGCGTGTGAAGCTGATCCAAATATGAAGACATATTAAAAATACGCATCCAGATTATGGGCAAATTTGTCGTCAGAACTGCGTTTCCGGTACTCATGTACAAGGAGTACACTCCGTTCCGGTTCTCGTTCTTTCTAAACTTTGCCTCATAATCTGGGCGCTTACATGGTTATAGGATTTGCAATGTTTCGGTTTTCACGAATTTGTTGTTTGTTGGTATCTTTGTTTTCTTTTGAAAGTTTTGCTAACGATGAAGCGATTGATGTTTCAACACTTAATGAATATTTAATCAATGGAACACCTTGTTTTGTACTAGATGTTCGTGAAAAAAAAGAACTTGAGATTTGCTGTCTCAATAATATCATGCATATACCTTTAAATGAATTATTGTCGGGTGCTGTGGATGGTTTGCCAAAAGATGTTCTGTTAATTGTTATGTGTCGTAGCGGTATACGTAGTCAAAAAGCTTTTGATTATTTAAAGAATAATGGGTTCGATAAAGCAGTTAATTTAAAAGATGGCATTTTAGCTTGGATAAAGGAAATTGATCCAACGTTAACGGCATATTAAAGAATAGGATTTGTAATGTTTCGATTTTCACTCAGTTTTTGTTTTTCAGTACTTTTATTCGGTTCACAAACGATTGCTGAAAAAAATATGGACAATTTTGAACTAGAGGATGCTTTAGTTGAATCTTATGTATCGAATCCAAAATTAATGGCAGAACGTCAAAAACTTTTTGTTATTGATGAAGAATTGTCTAAAGCAAATGCAAATTTTCGTCCCAGAATACGTTTGGAAGGTGAGGCTGCTGCTCAAAAGAGTCAGTGGAAATTGCCATTAGATCCCTCTTTTGCAAACCAAATTACATCTTTTAACGGTGGATCATTTAAGCGTGGGATGTATACAACGACAGGTACGCTTACATCACGTGCTGGTAAGCTTGTTGCTGAACAGCCTTTATATCGCGGCGGGCGAACGATTGCTCAAAAAAAAGCTGCTTTTCATGCAATTCTCGCACAACGACATGTTTTAAATTCTGTTGAGCAAGATGTTTTTATTGATGTTATTCACGCACATTTAAATGTTGTTGCTGCACAATCAATTCTTGATTTGCAACATAAGACGGAATCTGTTTTATCTAAACATTTAGAGGCCACCAAAATTAGACTTGATGTGGGTGAAGTGACGAAAACAGATTTATCGCAGGCTGAATTTAGATTGGCAGGCGCTAAAGCTGAGCGCATTAAAGCTGAAAGCGATCTTAAAAATGCGCGTAGCAATTATGAAAAAATTGTTGGTTTTGTACCAAATGCGTTTCGTTTTCCTAAAATACGACCACAACTTCCCTTTAAGCTTCAGGATTGTCTTGATATTGCTGAAAAGGAAAATCCACTTATTTTAGCAACACGCGAAGACGAAATATCTTCAAGTCATGAAGTGCGTTTAGTCAAAGGTGAATTATTACCGACATTGAGTTTACGTGGTGAATTAACGCAAGCGAATAATCAGCTTATTAAGAATGCACGCAACAGAAATGCAGGTGTTTTTCTTAATATTTCAATACCTTTGTATAGTTCGGGAAGTGTTGAAGCGCGTATAAGACAAGCGAGTCATACTCAAAGTCAAAAGGGCTATGAGATTGAAAGAGCGCGCCGCGATGTGCGTGAACATACGGAACAAAGCTGGGATCAATGGGTTGCGTCAAAAGCACAAATTGATGCGCGCAAGGCTGAAGTGACCTCATCTGAAATTGCGCTTGATGGTGTTATTAATGAGCAAAAAGCAGGAGCACGAAGCGTTCTAGAAGTACTTGATGCAGAAAAAGAAGCCTTACGTGCAAAAGTAAATCTTGTGCAAGCGGAACGCGATGAAATTTTAGCTGCTTTCTCACTTTTACCAGCAATGGGCAGGTTGAATGTTGCTTTCTTAGGGTTAAAGGTACAACCCTTTGATTCTGTCGGACATTTTGAAGAGGTTCGTTCGAAATGGTTTGGATATAATGATTCACAAACGTCAAAAGATATGGGGTGATTTTTTAATTTGCCGGACAATTTTTAATTTCATTTTCCCTGGACTTGTTGAAGCGCAGCTTTATACGTAGGTCCAGGTCTCAGATTAATTTAAAGTGTATATACTTCTTTTATTAAAAAATATAATTCTTAACATTGATTAAAAACATACATATTTATTGAAATCTTAATTTTTTCATGTTATGTATAACAAGTTTTTATTAAATTATATATTGTAAAAAGGTTTTTAAGGTGTTTTCATATAATATTATGACAAGATTTGTCGTTTTTGTGCTTTGTTTTTTTTGTTTAGAAGTAAATGCAAATCCTGTCGTTCAAAAAGAAGTTCATTTTAAATATTCTACACTTTCAGAATATGAACATCCTGATATTGCAAATTTAAAATATGTAAAACATTTAGATGGTGGTACGGGTGGCGTTCATCTATTTGAAGATCCAAAGAACAATAAATTATGGACTTTGAAATCCTGGAATTCTTATGGGCACGGTATTAACGAGATTCTTGCTGCTCTTTTATTAAATAATATGGGTGTTGAAACCCCACGTTTTATTGCTCTGAACACACTTCCTGATGAATTAAAGAATCAATGCAACCTTCAGGGAAGTTTATTTCGATTTGCTGAATATGTTGAAGGTGTACAGCCTTCTAAAGAAGGTCTGGATAGTTTGTTACCATCTTATTTTGTTCCTTTGGCTTTGGTTAGTTTTTGGGATATTAAGCCCGCGAATTTTATACTTAATCAACATGGTAAGCTTGTTTTAATTGATACGGGCGGCGCATTGTTGTACAGATCTTTAGGTGAGTCTAAAAATGAAGGTCTCGATTGGTCGAAATATCAAATGACTGATCTTCAAACTTTACGTAATTCTAATTTATCGAGTGTTGCTGGTATTTTTAAAAAGATTACGGATAGTGATTTAAAGAATCAAATTGCTTCCCTTCTTTCTCATGCGGATAAGCTTCTGTCGCTTACAGATGCGTTTTGCAGACAACTTCATTATAAAGGTCGTAAAAAACTTTTGTCTATGCTGGCATCACGATTGCAGCATGCTCAACTATTAGGTCAGATTTCAAGAAATGTTTTAACGTTAAATAATGATCCTTTTGCATATGCAACTTCTTATGATGCTGCAGGTACGTTAAATTATACTTTTGTAGATGGAAAACCGTTTTTATTAATAGGAAAACGCGCAGGCCATAATTGGTGGGGAAATTTGGGCGGGAAATCTGATCCAGAAGAATTATTATTAAAAACGGCTATTCGAGAGACACAAGAAGAATCAAGCGATCAACTTAAATTTAGCGAGCGTGATCTTCTTTTAAGTGCTGCTCATGATCTTATAAATATTCATAAAGAAGGTACGTTTACACGGTTTCGAACATATTTAACAGAAATAAAAAATCCAGAATGTATTAATGACATGCATGATCATGAATATACTCAATATGCTTATATTGCTGTTGACGATGTATTGAAAGCTTTAAAAGCGAATAAAGTGGTGATAGCTGAAAAACAAAATACAATTCGTGTCAATGATTATATTTTACATCCGCCTTTTGTTGAGTCGTTGAGACAAAAACCAGTTTTAGAATGGTTGGAAACGCTTTTACGACCCGATTTTAATAAAAATATGTTACGTGAAAAACATACCCAAAGCATTTTAGGAAAACCAGATTTGCAGGAAGTAAAAGAAGAGCGTATTTCGCATCCTGTATTAAAAAATTTAGAATATGCGTTTTTGACATCGGAAAAAATAAAACGATCTGAACTGAAGAGACCTATCCATAAGAATAATGTAGATGTAAAGCCCTGTGCATCGGATTATCTGTTGAATCAACTAAAGGTTAAGACAGGAATAAGTTTAGAGGCCACGTTAGAGGAATCATTAAATACATTATACCCAACATTAAATTTGTCGAATAACGACATTAATCTTGTTAGTAAAATTCTTGAAGAAGAGCGTCAACATCCAGATCAATTTGTAATGTATCATGCGTGTCAATCAGATATATGGTTTAATTATCGTATATTGTCTGTATTGCG
It includes:
- a CDS encoding extracellular solute-binding protein, which gives rise to MTLKKIVLLSALALLPNLAFAEEASNPIDPLPKVHGISMHQDLKYPKDFKFFDYANPNAKKGGDLHLRNIGTFDSLNPYLLKGTPSPYLTGRVYGSLMKRNKDEPFSLYGFIAESIQAPKDRSYIIFHINPLAKFEDGTSIKADDVVFTFNTLKEKAGPHIKMLYNKAKQIEKLGDLSVKLILDQEKSDRETVLLLAMMPVLSKNFFDKHVFEESSHIFPLSSGPYRVKSFNPGKEIEYERVKDFWAENLPCMKGQNNFDNLIVTSYRDENIALEAFKAGGYDLIHETDFAKWEKDYDIPAIKEGKIKKIVMPFKRPMGMFGIALNMRRPPFDNLKLRQGLITLFDHKWMIENYYNNSYVPTTSFFSNCDFEAKGIATGKVKEILETYKDKIPPSAFDAPKVQNLPSRERLRNALKLFDEAGWQIIGKNLTNIETKEKLSFEVLIGLKPLEKIALGYANMLQKAGIDLKVRYVDSTQFNKRKDEYDFDSLIHLWGVIYPGKDLNHSWSTEAADKEGARNYAGIKNPVIDDLIQKIIEQTNYDDYVAYIQSLDRVLWSGDYIVPLLYWNKDHFAYWNKFKIPDVLDPNQGKLSYLNREEWAIDLWETAN
- a CDS encoding extracellular solute-binding protein; amino-acid sequence: MRRVKHLNKVFFKYALFLGFIVFLSSTLDAFDDQGLPWHHALSLYNEPKYPENFKHFDYINPNAPQKGTFELRLPGTFDSLNPYILKGIPAEGRFLTAESLMQKSADEPLTMYARIAEKMQIPEDRSWIRFSLRPEAKFHDNSPITAEDVEFSFQLMSTKSLPNLRAFYENIHHVEILGPRDIVFYLKTKNNRHIPLMIGFMPILSKKYYTTHDFDRPGLDIPLTSGPYIITKIDQGKKIIYKKNPDFWGKNLAINVGHYNFDEIHYNYIRDDAVSLQAFQKHDYDFREEPNIMKWSHEYSFQAVKDKRVACKSFPVAHTLDMHGLVMNLRKEIFADYRVRQALTLALDFDWLNRNYLHEAYQRTDSFFVDPQMIAHSTPTPEELIMLEPFKDQLPSFIFSKPVEEFIPTDMQRSRADLNKAKDLLKEAGWIIKNNELIHEKTNKKMEFEILLALPFYEKIVHSYAHNLAKLGIKASIRTVESTQYEKRLQDHDFGMIIHYWNQSYYPGCEQNFYWGSTQASIKGSKNFAGIANPAIDYLISNIPKAPNLETYLASTRALDRLLRAHQFVIPLFQPRENHCAFWDKFGFPDISPPHGFRHIRMWALHTWWEK
- a CDS encoding extracellular solute-binding protein: MNFFFKLFYIVCIFSKPVLASTELTSISLYGTPKYSNDFKNFDYVTPNAPKGGAIRLAIISGFDNFNPYPMNKITAEGVYLTYDSLLKRSLDEPLSSYPRIASTFTLSDDESWVIFKLNPKAKFHDQTPISTNDVAKTFEAIQKAGPFTFREAFKEIDHIDIISTHEIKFTFKTPNQRALVLFIGFLPILPAKDLEKKDLTHFATTPSLANGPYKVSKYEFNKFVEYERVKDYWAQDLPSEKGHSHFDIIRFEYFRNYQAAFEAFKAGTIDLFQEEDIGHWLKNYNFPAAKKGHVQLKDIPHQRPNILGFVFNTRRAPFNDINVRKALSLALNVDSLNKNYFHDAYETIPSFFGNTDLAAPDTPSLDEIKLLSSYKDKISAELRNHQFSLPLLKHTEHRHDLSLAHDLLKESGFEIRQNNLYPKESKKPISFEILLQNPQYERLALSFKKSLEKLGITTHVRVVDAALYQKRLNVFDYDMIINNWSQSLAPHAEQMRYWGSKAAMTQGSANYAGIQHVVIDDLLEKLISQKSKVDHLTITHALDRILQSGYYFISLPQKTRDFVAYWNKFGHPKSQPVSAFPLLKWWYTQTWWQNETSQTFE
- a CDS encoding protein-L-isoaspartate O-methyltransferase; its protein translation is MVHVQSYVDHNTARINMVHGLLRPNQVVEERIVEAILTTPREKFLPKEVQNISYIDSDLSLGEGRFLMSPLTFSRLVQASMIQEDDVVLDIGCGMGYSTAILGKLASSVIGIDEKPEFLSNATEELSKLEILNCIFHCAHLKDGFPKGAPYSLIFLEGAVDFVPEYILNQLAENGRLMAIVTINAHQAVARLYQRIGQHFAHRDLFDVNAKPLHGFQQLKEFKL
- a CDS encoding rhodanese-like domain-containing protein; the encoded protein is MIDMETNVTDLKNCLDNNTPCVVLDVREKWELDICCLENAKHIPLGSILSDDYADLPKDKPLFVFCHHGRRSLQAVCHLRDKGYDNAVSVKGGVHAWACEADPNMKTY
- a CDS encoding rhodanese-like domain-containing protein produces the protein MFRFSRICCLLVSLFSFESFANDEAIDVSTLNEYLINGTPCFVLDVREKKELEICCLNNIMHIPLNELLSGAVDGLPKDVLLIVMCRSGIRSQKAFDYLKNNGFDKAVNLKDGILAWIKEIDPTLTAY
- a CDS encoding TolC family outer membrane protein, with protein sequence MFRFSLSFCFSVLLFGSQTIAEKNMDNFELEDALVESYVSNPKLMAERQKLFVIDEELSKANANFRPRIRLEGEAAAQKSQWKLPLDPSFANQITSFNGGSFKRGMYTTTGTLTSRAGKLVAEQPLYRGGRTIAQKKAAFHAILAQRHVLNSVEQDVFIDVIHAHLNVVAAQSILDLQHKTESVLSKHLEATKIRLDVGEVTKTDLSQAEFRLAGAKAERIKAESDLKNARSNYEKIVGFVPNAFRFPKIRPQLPFKLQDCLDIAEKENPLILATREDEISSSHEVRLVKGELLPTLSLRGELTQANNQLIKNARNRNAGVFLNISIPLYSSGSVEARIRQASHTQSQKGYEIERARRDVREHTEQSWDQWVASKAQIDARKAEVTSSEIALDGVINEQKAGARSVLEVLDAEKEALRAKVNLVQAERDEILAAFSLLPAMGRLNVAFLGLKVQPFDSVGHFEEVRSKWFGYNDSQTSKDMG